CTGATGTATTTAAAGATGTACTATCGATATCCAGCACAAGAAACACCCCAAATATACCTGCTAAGATGCTTCCAAGCAAGAAGGGTTCCATTCTTTTTTTATACAGAATGGTATTTGTCAGCAGGGTAAAAATCGGGATCATAGCAGCCAGTAAAGATGCTAAAGATGCACTTATATAGTTTAGAGCCATACCTTGAAAGAAATAATAGACAGCAATTCCTAGAAATCCTGTGATAATCACTAATTTTTTATCTTCTTTCCTTATCTCCTGGAACTGTTTGCCTTTTTTTGATTTTATCTTAACAAGAACTGTAAGAAAGATAGAAGCAATGGCGAATCTTAAAAAAATTAATGTAAGAGTTGGTAGATGCTCTAATAAAAGCTTCATACTAACGTAGTTGATACTAAAAATAAATACTGCTGCTGCAACCGCTAAACTTCCAATGTTTTTTTGATTCATTGATGTCCTTCCCCCGCTTTCTATAGATGTTAATAACTTACAGCATTATTATACACTATCTAAAGCCTATTTGGTTAGTCTGATTTTACTTTTAAGACATGACCTCTCTGACAAAAAAACTCTAGAAAATTAGTCTCTAGAGTTTTTACCCTTATTTTCTTTTGTTTTTTCAGGTTTTTTACCTTCTCCAGGATGTTCTTCAAATACTGGGTGTTCTTTTTTCTTAATCACAGTTCCCTTTTCTTCCTGATCATTCGTGGGGGGGGTTAATTTTTGCTTTTCTTTTTGTCCCGCTGGAGGGACTTTTTCTTCTTTTTTAGTGCCGGGATGTTGGTCAAAGATTGGATGTTCCTTTAGTTTTCCATCCTGTTTTTCATTTTGTTCTTCTTCCTGCTTTTTATTTTGTTTCTTATCTTGTTCTTCATCTTGATTTTGAAGCTGTATTAATTCTTTAACCTTCATCTCTTTAACTTTCTTTTCCTCAGTTGTATCTACATCAATTTTACTATTGCTATATTCTTTAAAATTTTGATAAACTTGTAATTTTCCTACAGAAGTTTTTTCTTCTCGTGCTGTCATTAATAGATCTTCAGTAGCTTCTATTGTAATGACTTCTATCTTTTCTCCTTGTTTTAATGCCTCCAATTCTACTTTTTCTTTTGTAGCCTCAATCATTTTTCGGAATTTTTCTGTCTGAATTTCCTCTTCCTGTAAAAAGACCGTTGCTATTAACACATAGTTCTCCTGTTCTTTAAAAACGTATCCTTTTTCTCTCGTCTCCAGTAATAACAGTTGAAATGCTTCTTGAAAAGGCTTTTTCTCTAGGGCATCCAAAGATAATGTCTCCGCCTCTTTATTCACAGCAACAGCCTTCAAAACCCGGTTTTTATTGTTTACTTCCAATTGTATACTGGGGTTTATATCAATAGTGACTACTGCCATTAATTGATTGGCTGTATTCCAAGACTTAAGTCCATGGATAGAAGCTATGATCAAAAGAAGAACAGCTGCTGCCACCAAAGAAAAAGTACGAAGGTATTGATTTTTATGAAGGACAATTTCCTTTTCATAAAATTCAACTTCCATGCCCTCTTGTATATCTTTTCTTTTTTGTATTTCGTAAAAATTACACTTTTCTGTCATAACAACCATTGTTTCTTCTCTAAGTTCCATAACGCAACCTTTATGTTGCATCCATTTCACTCCCTTCGTCTATAGAAAGATAATGTTTAAGGGTATCCAAATTGCTATCTAATATAAATATCACTGCAATAATAAATTTTCTATTTCTTTGGATTACTTTCTTTGATACTTCTAAGTTTTTTACTATTTGTGTTATAGGTAAATTTTGCGTCCTAAGAAATTTTTCTTTCAATAGTTGATGCTCGTAAACATATCTTCCTATCTTGATGGCAGTGTTTTTCGTATCTCTG
The sequence above is drawn from the Clostridium formicaceticum genome and encodes:
- a CDS encoding anti-sigma factor domain-containing protein, coding for MQHKGCVMELREETMVVMTEKCNFYEIQKRKDIQEGMEVEFYEKEIVLHKNQYLRTFSLVAAAVLLLIIASIHGLKSWNTANQLMAVVTIDINPSIQLEVNNKNRVLKAVAVNKEAETLSLDALEKKPFQEAFQLLLLETREKGYVFKEQENYVLIATVFLQEEEIQTEKFRKMIEATKEKVELEALKQGEKIEVITIEATEDLLMTAREEKTSVGKLQVYQNFKEYSNSKIDVDTTEEKKVKEMKVKELIQLQNQDEEQDKKQNKKQEEEQNEKQDGKLKEHPIFDQHPGTKKEEKVPPAGQKEKQKLTPPTNDQEEKGTVIKKKEHPVFEEHPGEGKKPEKTKENKGKNSRD